A single genomic interval of Methylobacterium bullatum harbors:
- the xdhA_2 gene encoding Xanthine dehydrogenase molybdenum-binding subunit, which translates to MILQVNGHEQDASPLPGQCLRTMLRELGWFGVKKGCDAGDCGACTVHLDGEPVHSCLLPAFRAAGRSITTIEGLGGTCRPGEGEARPLHPMQAAFLGAQGYQCGFCTPGMIMTASALDQGQIGDLATALKGNLCRCTGYGAIADAVAGVARVERPEDGGDDPCGRSVPAPAGPRIVSGSAAFTFDLAVPDLLHLKVLRSPHAHACILRIDRAGALAVPGVVAVFTHDDVPAGRFSTGRHENPLDDAPDTRVLDPILRFVGQRVAAVVATSEAAAEAGCAALTVDYEIRDAVFDPDEALRPGSPLVHDGADRTGEDAAPRLSHPNVAAEVHGEVGDVAAGFAEADLVHEAAYDSQRVQHAHLETHGAVGWRDEDGRLVIRSSTQTPFLTRDALANLYGLERDSVRVLCARVGGGFGGKQEMLTEDLVALAVLATGRPVKWEMTRQEQFTATTTRHPMRVTVKIGARRDGTLTAIALHVVSNTGAYGNHAGGVIHHGCNEVVGVYRCPNKRVDGYAVYTHTLPSGAFRGYGLSQTIFAVESAMDEVARGLGLDPFEMRRRNVVRPGDPMVSNSLEPHDVQYGSYGLDQCLDLVATAMEELAPAETPSGDWLVGKGMALAMIDTIPPRGHFAEARIALRADGRYHLDVGTAEFGNGTTTVLAQIAASALGTTPDYITIRHGDTDSVGHDTGAYGSTGIVVAGQATLKAALALAQAVREAAAERRGGAPSECRPYRDGVSTPTGEIGFAELLSNGAIERAAKADGSPRSVAFNVQGFRVAVHRSSGEVRILDSVHAADAGRVLNPMQCRGQVEGGVAQAIGAALYEAMRIDDEGRVVTQTFRNYHIPAFADVPRTRVLFADTHDGIGPLGAKSMSESPFNPVAPALANAIRDATGARLTATPFAPDRIYLAVREAACHRGGSV; encoded by the coding sequence ATGATCCTACAGGTCAACGGACACGAGCAGGATGCGTCCCCGCTCCCGGGCCAATGCCTGCGCACGATGCTGCGCGAGCTCGGCTGGTTCGGGGTGAAGAAGGGCTGCGATGCCGGGGATTGCGGCGCCTGCACGGTGCATCTCGACGGGGAGCCCGTGCATAGCTGCCTGCTGCCCGCCTTCCGTGCCGCGGGGCGCAGCATCACCACCATCGAAGGCCTCGGCGGCACCTGTCGGCCGGGGGAGGGGGAAGCGCGGCCGCTCCATCCAATGCAGGCGGCCTTTCTCGGCGCCCAGGGTTACCAGTGCGGGTTCTGCACCCCCGGCATGATCATGACCGCATCGGCCCTGGACCAGGGGCAGATCGGCGATCTCGCCACCGCCCTGAAGGGCAATCTCTGTCGCTGCACTGGCTACGGCGCCATCGCCGACGCTGTGGCGGGGGTTGCGCGTGTGGAACGGCCGGAGGATGGGGGCGACGACCCGTGCGGGCGCAGCGTCCCGGCCCCCGCAGGGCCTCGGATCGTCTCGGGCAGCGCAGCCTTCACCTTCGATCTGGCCGTACCCGACCTGCTTCATCTCAAGGTCTTGCGCTCGCCTCATGCCCATGCCTGCATCCTGCGGATCGACCGGGCAGGTGCTCTGGCCGTGCCGGGTGTGGTGGCGGTTTTCACCCACGACGATGTTCCCGCCGGACGGTTCTCCACCGGACGGCACGAGAATCCCCTCGACGACGCCCCGGATACACGGGTGCTCGATCCGATCCTCCGCTTCGTCGGTCAGCGGGTGGCGGCGGTGGTGGCGACGAGCGAAGCCGCGGCCGAGGCCGGTTGCGCGGCGCTGACCGTGGATTACGAGATCCGCGACGCGGTGTTCGATCCGGACGAGGCCCTCCGGCCCGGCTCACCTCTCGTCCATGACGGCGCCGACCGGACCGGCGAGGATGCGGCGCCGCGCCTCTCCCATCCCAACGTCGCCGCCGAAGTGCATGGCGAAGTCGGCGACGTCGCGGCGGGGTTTGCGGAGGCGGACCTCGTCCATGAGGCGGCCTACGATTCCCAGAGGGTCCAGCACGCCCATCTTGAGACCCATGGCGCCGTCGGCTGGCGCGACGAGGACGGACGCCTCGTCATCCGCTCCAGCACGCAGACGCCGTTCCTCACCCGCGACGCGCTGGCGAACCTGTACGGCCTGGAGCGGGATTCCGTGCGCGTGCTCTGCGCCCGGGTCGGGGGCGGCTTCGGCGGCAAGCAGGAGATGCTCACCGAGGATCTGGTGGCCTTGGCGGTGCTCGCGACCGGTCGCCCGGTGAAGTGGGAAATGACCCGCCAGGAGCAGTTCACCGCCACCACCACCCGCCATCCGATGCGGGTGACGGTGAAGATCGGCGCCCGCCGGGACGGCACCCTGACGGCCATCGCACTGCATGTGGTTTCCAACACCGGCGCCTATGGCAACCATGCCGGCGGCGTCATCCATCACGGCTGCAACGAGGTGGTCGGCGTCTATCGCTGTCCCAACAAGCGAGTCGACGGCTACGCGGTCTACACGCACACCCTGCCGAGCGGCGCCTTCCGGGGGTACGGCCTGAGCCAGACCATCTTCGCCGTGGAATCGGCCATGGACGAAGTCGCGCGCGGCCTCGGGCTGGATCCGTTCGAGATGCGCCGCCGCAACGTCGTGCGCCCGGGCGACCCGATGGTGTCGAACAGCCTCGAACCCCATGACGTGCAATACGGGAGCTACGGGCTCGACCAGTGCCTCGATCTCGTCGCAACCGCCATGGAGGAACTCGCGCCCGCCGAGACTCCGTCCGGCGACTGGCTCGTCGGCAAGGGAATGGCGCTGGCGATGATCGACACGATCCCGCCGCGCGGGCATTTCGCCGAGGCGCGCATCGCGCTTCGCGCGGACGGACGTTACCATCTTGATGTCGGTACCGCCGAGTTCGGTAACGGGACGACCACCGTTCTTGCGCAGATCGCTGCCTCGGCCCTCGGCACCACGCCCGATTACATTACGATCCGCCATGGTGATACAGACAGCGTCGGCCACGATACCGGGGCCTATGGATCCACCGGCATCGTGGTGGCCGGGCAGGCCACGTTGAAGGCCGCCCTTGCCTTGGCACAGGCCGTTCGCGAGGCCGCCGCCGAAAGGAGAGGGGGGGCGCCTTCCGAATGCCGCCCGTACCGCGACGGCGTGTCGACGCCAACCGGCGAGATTGGTTTCGCCGAGCTCTTATCGAACGGGGCCATCGAGCGTGCGGCGAAGGCCGATGGATCGCCGCGTTCCGTCGCTTTCAACGTCCAGGGGTTCCGCGTCGCGGTCCATCGGTCGAGCGGAGAGGTTCGCATCCTCGACAGCGTGCACGCAGCCGATGCGGGCCGCGTTCTCAACCCAATGCAGTGCCGCGGCCAAGTCGAGGGCGGTGTCGCGCAGGCGATCGGAGCTGCCCTGTACGAGGCGATGCGGATCGACGACGAGGGCCGGGTCGTCACGCAGACCTTCCGCAATTATCACATCCCCGCCTTCGCGGATGTACCGCGCACCCGCGTTCTGTTCGCCGACACCCATGACGGTATCGGCCCGCTCGGCGCGAAATCGATGAGCGAGAGCCCGTTCAATCCCGTTGCGCCGGCCCTCGCTAACGCCATCCGCGATGCTACCGGCGCGCGGCTCACCGCGACTCCCTTCGCGCCGGACCGCATCTACCTCGCGGTAAGGGAGGCGGCGTGCCATCGGGGCGGGTCGGTGTGA